The following are from one region of the Tenacibaculum dicentrarchi genome:
- the metH gene encoding methionine synthase: MQIKQEKYLKLSGLEPLILNENSNFINVGERTNVAGSRKFLRLIKEEKFEEALAIARHQVEGGAQIIDINMDDGLIDGKQAMVRFLNLIASEPDICRVPLMIDSSKWEIIEAGLQVVQGKSVVNSISLKEGEEKFIWEATQIKRYGAAVIVMAFDEVGQADTYQRRIEIAERSYRVLVDKVGFASEDIIFDLNIFPVATGMEEHRKNAIDFIEATRWVRQNLPNVSVSGGVSNVSFSFRGNNTVREAMHSVFLYYAIQAGMNIGIVNPAMLEVYDDIPKDLLAHIEDVILDKREDATERLLDFAETVKGVKKQDETKILAWRSLPLQDRITHSLVKGIDEFILEDVELARKESAKPIQVIEGNLMIGMNVVGDLFGAGKMFLPQVVKSARVMKKAVAYLNPFIEAEKGEKQQALGKVLMATVKGDVHDIGKNIVSVVLGCNNYEIVDLGVMVAPEKIIETAKKEQVDIIGLSGLITPSLDEMVYLAKEMERQNFTVPLLIGGATTSKAHTAVKIDTQYKNAVVHVNDASRAVTVVSDLLNKETSNAYVAKLKQDYDEFREKFLKRGKAKAYISIEEARKRKFKIDWETSSIVKPKELGIQTLEQISLKELLPFIDWSPFFRSWDLHGKYPDILTDEIVGEQATQLFKDSKNILNEIITKQLLKPKGIFGLFEANSINDDDISIQKNSKEIAVFRTLRQQLKKRDGKPSIALADFIAPKTSEKQDYMGAFCTAIFGADELAKKYKDKEDDYNAIMVQAIADRFAEAFAEYLHHRIRTKHWGYAVDENLSNEELIKETYKGIRPAPGYPACPDHLEKETIWALLNVEEKIGVTLTESLAMLPAAAVSGYYFANKEAKYFGLGKITDDQVRDFADRKNITLEKARKWLHPAIADV, translated from the coding sequence ATGCAAATAAAACAAGAAAAATATTTAAAATTATCAGGTTTAGAACCATTGATTTTAAATGAAAACAGCAACTTTATAAATGTTGGAGAACGTACCAATGTAGCTGGTTCTCGTAAGTTTTTACGATTGATAAAAGAAGAAAAATTTGAAGAAGCTTTAGCCATTGCAAGACATCAAGTAGAAGGAGGAGCACAAATTATAGATATTAATATGGATGATGGTTTGATTGATGGAAAACAAGCCATGGTTCGGTTTTTAAACTTGATTGCTTCTGAGCCTGATATTTGTAGAGTTCCACTGATGATTGATAGCTCGAAATGGGAAATTATTGAAGCAGGTTTACAAGTTGTGCAAGGAAAAAGTGTGGTAAATTCTATTTCGTTAAAAGAAGGCGAAGAAAAATTTATTTGGGAAGCAACGCAAATTAAAAGATACGGAGCGGCGGTAATCGTAATGGCTTTTGATGAGGTTGGGCAAGCTGATACTTATCAAAGAAGAATTGAAATTGCTGAACGTTCGTATCGTGTTTTGGTCGATAAAGTAGGTTTTGCATCCGAAGATATTATTTTCGATTTGAATATTTTCCCTGTCGCCACAGGAATGGAAGAACACCGAAAAAATGCTATCGATTTTATTGAAGCAACTCGTTGGGTGCGTCAAAATTTGCCCAACGTAAGCGTAAGTGGTGGCGTTAGTAATGTGTCATTTTCTTTCCGAGGAAATAATACTGTCAGAGAAGCAATGCACTCGGTTTTTCTGTATTATGCGATTCAAGCTGGAATGAATATCGGAATTGTAAATCCTGCGATGTTGGAAGTTTATGATGATATTCCAAAGGATTTATTAGCACATATTGAAGATGTAATTTTAGATAAAAGAGAAGACGCAACAGAACGTTTATTAGATTTTGCAGAAACTGTAAAAGGCGTTAAAAAACAAGATGAAACAAAAATATTAGCGTGGCGAAGTTTGCCATTGCAAGACCGAATCACGCATTCATTAGTAAAGGGAATTGATGAATTTATTTTAGAAGATGTAGAATTAGCAAGGAAAGAATCAGCAAAACCAATTCAAGTTATTGAAGGAAATTTAATGATTGGAATGAACGTGGTTGGCGATTTATTTGGAGCAGGAAAAATGTTTCTGCCTCAAGTAGTAAAATCGGCTCGGGTGATGAAAAAAGCGGTGGCATATTTAAACCCCTTTATTGAAGCCGAAAAAGGCGAAAAACAACAAGCTTTAGGAAAAGTTTTAATGGCAACTGTAAAAGGCGATGTTCATGATATTGGTAAAAATATTGTAAGCGTTGTTTTGGGCTGTAATAATTATGAAATTGTCGATTTAGGCGTAATGGTAGCGCCTGAAAAAATTATCGAAACCGCCAAAAAAGAACAGGTTGATATTATTGGTTTATCAGGGTTAATAACGCCTTCTTTAGATGAAATGGTGTATTTGGCAAAGGAAATGGAACGTCAAAATTTTACAGTTCCGTTGCTAATTGGCGGTGCAACAACTTCAAAAGCACATACGGCAGTAAAAATAGATACACAATATAAAAATGCAGTTGTCCATGTAAATGATGCCTCAAGAGCGGTAACGGTTGTCAGTGATTTATTAAATAAAGAAACAAGTAATGCCTATGTTGCTAAGTTAAAACAAGATTACGATGAATTTCGTGAAAAATTTTTAAAACGAGGAAAAGCAAAGGCATATATTTCTATTGAAGAAGCGAGAAAACGTAAATTTAAAATTGATTGGGAAACGTCATCAATTGTAAAACCAAAAGAATTAGGAATTCAAACTTTAGAACAAATCAGTTTAAAAGAATTATTGCCATTTATTGATTGGAGTCCGTTTTTTAGAAGTTGGGATTTACACGGAAAATATCCAGATATTTTAACAGATGAAATTGTCGGTGAACAAGCAACACAATTATTCAAGGATTCAAAAAATATTTTAAATGAAATCATTACTAAGCAATTATTAAAACCAAAAGGAATTTTTGGCTTATTTGAAGCAAATTCAATAAATGATGATGATATTTCTATTCAGAAAAATTCAAAAGAAATTGCTGTTTTTAGAACCCTGCGTCAGCAATTAAAAAAACGAGATGGAAAACCAAGTATTGCTTTAGCCGATTTTATCGCGCCAAAAACATCAGAGAAACAAGATTATATGGGCGCTTTTTGTACAGCAATTTTTGGTGCAGATGAATTAGCAAAAAAATATAAAGATAAAGAAGATGATTATAATGCAATTATGGTACAGGCAATTGCCGACCGTTTTGCAGAAGCTTTTGCCGAATATTTACATCACAGAATACGAACAAAACATTGGGGATATGCGGTTGATGAAAATTTATCAAATGAAGAATTAATAAAGGAAACTTATAAAGGAATCCGTCCTGCACCGGGGTATCCTGCTTGTCCTGACCATTTAGAAAAAGAAACAATTTGGGCACTTTTAAATGTCGAAGAAAAAATAGGCGTAACCCTTACCGAAAGTTTAGCGATGTTGCCAGCCGCCGCAGTTTCAGGATATTATTTTGCAAATAAAGAAGCAAAATACTTCGGATTAGGAAAAATTACCGATGACCAAGTGCGTGATTTTGCAGATAGAAAAAATATCACGCTAGAAAAAGCTAGAAAATGGTTACATCCTGCGATTGCCGATGTATAA
- the metF gene encoding methylenetetrahydrofolate reductase [NAD(P)H], with product MKVTEHIKKSKGKTLFSFEIIPPKKGNNIQDLYNNIEPLMEFNPPFIDVTTSREEHLYIDKGNGLLDRKITRMRPGTVGICAAIKHKYDVDTVPHVLCGGFSKEETEYLLVDCHYLGIENVMALRGDAMSHQRYFEANKDGHQYATELVGQIQNLNNGKYLHDVIEANHKADFCIGVAGYPEKHLEAPSLQTDLKRLKEKVEAGADYVVTQMFFDNQKYFEFVKQARKMGITVPIIPGIKPIAIKRHLQLLPQVFKIDLPQNLITEIELCKNNQQIRELGIAWAIAQSQELLKAGVPVLHYYSMGKSDNIKAIAKALF from the coding sequence ATGAAAGTAACAGAACACATAAAAAAATCAAAGGGAAAAACATTGTTTTCGTTTGAAATTATTCCGCCGAAAAAAGGAAATAATATCCAAGATTTATATAATAATATTGAGCCGTTAATGGAATTTAATCCACCTTTTATAGATGTTACAACTTCGAGAGAAGAACATTTATATATCGATAAAGGCAACGGTTTATTAGATAGAAAAATTACTAGAATGCGACCTGGAACGGTTGGGATTTGTGCGGCGATAAAACATAAATACGATGTAGATACCGTGCCACACGTGCTTTGTGGCGGTTTTAGTAAAGAAGAAACCGAATATTTATTGGTCGATTGCCATTATTTAGGTATCGAAAATGTAATGGCATTGCGGGGCGATGCCATGAGTCATCAGCGGTATTTTGAAGCTAATAAAGATGGGCATCAATATGCAACGGAATTAGTGGGGCAAATTCAAAATTTAAATAATGGAAAATATTTACACGATGTAATTGAAGCAAATCATAAGGCTGATTTTTGTATTGGCGTTGCGGGGTATCCTGAAAAACATTTAGAAGCTCCATCGTTACAAACCGATTTAAAACGGCTAAAAGAAAAAGTCGAGGCAGGAGCAGATTATGTGGTTACGCAAATGTTTTTCGACAATCAAAAGTATTTTGAGTTTGTAAAACAGGCAAGAAAAATGGGCATTACCGTACCGATTATTCCTGGAATAAAACCTATTGCTATAAAACGTCATTTGCAATTATTGCCACAGGTTTTTAAAATTGATTTGCCACAAAATTTAATCACCGAAATAGAATTGTGTAAAAATAATCAGCAGATTCGAGAGCTTGGAATTGCATGGGCAATTGCACAATCGCAAGAATTATTAAAAGCGGGTGTGCCTGTTTTACATTATTATTCTATGGGAAAAAGTGATAATATTAAAGCTATTGCCAAGGCATTATTTTAA
- a CDS encoding 2-isopropylmalate synthase: protein MQNDKVQIFDTTLRDGEQVPGCKLDTTQKLIIAERLDFLGVDVIEAGFPVSSPGDFASVQEISKIVKNATVCGLTRAVKKDIEVAAAALKNAVKPRIHTGIGTSDSHIKYKFNSSQSEVIRRGKEAVSYAKNFVDDVEFYAEDAGRTENSFLAKVCEEMIQSGATVLNIPDTTGYCLPEEYGAKIKYLRENVKGIENVILSCHCHNDLGLATANSIAGVINGARQIECTINGIGERAGNTALEEVVMVLKQHPYLNLQTDINTKLLYDTSIMVRESMGMPVQPNKAIVGANAFAHSSGIHQDGVIKNRETYEIMNPLDVGVTESAIVLTARSGRAALAYRSKNIGYELTKIQLDSAYKIFLKLADKQKEVIDDDIHEIMKEVNKISKIIVA from the coding sequence ATGCAAAACGATAAAGTACAAATTTTTGATACAACACTTCGTGATGGCGAGCAAGTGCCTGGTTGTAAGTTAGACACAACCCAAAAATTAATTATCGCCGAAAGGCTTGATTTTTTAGGAGTCGATGTTATTGAAGCTGGTTTTCCTGTGTCTAGCCCTGGAGATTTTGCTTCGGTACAAGAAATTTCAAAAATTGTTAAAAATGCTACTGTTTGTGGATTAACACGTGCGGTTAAAAAAGATATTGAAGTGGCAGCCGCAGCGTTAAAAAATGCGGTGAAACCAAGAATTCATACAGGAATCGGAACAAGTGATTCTCATATAAAATATAAATTTAATTCTTCACAAAGTGAGGTTATCCGAAGAGGAAAAGAAGCAGTTTCTTATGCTAAAAACTTTGTAGATGATGTAGAATTTTATGCCGAAGATGCAGGAAGAACAGAAAATTCTTTTTTAGCCAAAGTCTGCGAAGAAATGATACAATCAGGTGCAACGGTTTTAAACATTCCTGATACCACAGGATATTGTTTACCAGAAGAATATGGTGCGAAAATTAAGTATTTAAGAGAGAATGTAAAAGGAATTGAAAATGTAATCTTATCTTGTCATTGTCATAACGATTTAGGCTTGGCAACCGCAAATTCAATTGCTGGAGTTATTAACGGAGCAAGACAAATAGAATGTACCATCAACGGAATTGGCGAACGTGCAGGAAATACGGCTTTAGAAGAAGTCGTAATGGTATTAAAACAACATCCGTATTTGAATTTGCAAACCGATATTAATACCAAATTATTGTACGATACGAGTATAATGGTGCGTGAAAGTATGGGAATGCCTGTGCAACCAAATAAGGCAATTGTAGGAGCAAATGCCTTTGCACATAGTTCTGGGATTCATCAAGATGGCGTTATTAAAAACCGTGAAACCTACGAAATTATGAATCCGTTAGATGTTGGTGTAACAGAAAGTGCCATCGTTTTAACTGCCCGAAGCGGAAGAGCGGCATTGGCATATCGTTCTAAAAATATAGGCTACGAATTGACAAAAATACAGTTAGATTCGGCATATAAAATATTTTTAAAGTTAGCTGATAAACAAAAAGAAGTAATTGATGATGATATTCATGAAATTATGAAGGAAGTCAATAAAATATCAAAAATAATAGTAGCATAA
- the leuC gene encoding 3-isopropylmalate dehydratase large subunit, translating to MGKTLFDKVWDAHVVDTIENGPQVLYIDKHLIHEVTSPQAFNELKERNIPVARPDKIVATADHNTPTVNQHLPIEDDLSRNQLAELTKNCKENNITLYELGHENNGIVHVIAPELGITQPGMTMVCGDSHTSTHGAFGTIAFGIGTSQVAQVFASQCLLLQKPKSLRVTVNGKLKKGVLPKDVILYIIAQLGTNSGTGYFCEYAGNVFEEMSMEGRMTVCNMSIEMGARGGMIAPDKTTFDYVKGKEFAPKGEDFDTKVAYWKTLKTDTNATFDKEYTLNAEDIEPMLTFGTNPGMGIKITENIPQENDASFEKSLSYMNFQKGESLIDKKINYVFIGSCTNSRIEDFREVANYVKGKQKAQNVNAWLVPGSQKVAKQIESEGLKTIFETAGFQMRQPGCSACLAMNDDKIPEGEYCVSTSNRNFEGRQGQGSRTILASPLMAAAAAVAGKIIDITKSFNY from the coding sequence ATGGGAAAAACATTATTTGATAAAGTTTGGGACGCTCACGTGGTAGATACCATTGAAAACGGTCCACAGGTTTTATATATAGACAAGCATTTAATTCACGAAGTTACCAGCCCTCAGGCTTTTAATGAGTTGAAAGAACGAAATATTCCAGTTGCAAGACCCGATAAAATTGTTGCCACCGCTGACCATAATACGCCAACGGTAAATCAGCATTTGCCTATTGAGGATGATTTATCGAGAAATCAATTAGCAGAATTAACTAAAAATTGTAAGGAAAATAATATTACTTTATACGAATTAGGACACGAAAATAACGGAATTGTTCACGTTATCGCACCTGAATTAGGAATTACACAACCTGGAATGACCATGGTTTGTGGAGATTCTCATACTTCTACGCATGGAGCTTTTGGAACCATTGCCTTCGGAATTGGAACAAGTCAAGTAGCACAAGTTTTTGCAAGTCAATGTTTGTTGCTTCAAAAACCGAAAAGTTTGCGAGTTACCGTAAACGGAAAATTGAAAAAAGGCGTTTTACCTAAAGATGTTATTTTATATATTATCGCTCAATTAGGAACCAATTCAGGGACAGGGTATTTTTGCGAATACGCAGGAAATGTCTTTGAAGAAATGTCGATGGAAGGCAGAATGACGGTTTGTAATATGAGTATCGAAATGGGTGCAAGAGGCGGAATGATTGCTCCTGATAAAACTACTTTTGACTACGTAAAAGGAAAAGAATTTGCTCCAAAAGGCGAAGATTTTGATACAAAAGTAGCTTATTGGAAAACCTTAAAAACCGATACAAATGCTACTTTTGATAAGGAATATACGTTAAACGCTGAAGATATTGAGCCGATGCTAACCTTCGGAACAAACCCAGGAATGGGAATTAAAATAACTGAAAATATTCCGCAGGAAAATGATGCTTCTTTTGAAAAATCATTATCTTACATGAACTTTCAAAAAGGCGAAAGTTTAATTGATAAAAAAATAAATTACGTGTTTATCGGAAGTTGTACAAATTCTCGAATTGAAGATTTTAGAGAAGTTGCAAATTACGTAAAAGGAAAGCAAAAGGCTCAAAATGTAAATGCTTGGTTAGTTCCTGGGTCGCAAAAAGTGGCAAAACAAATTGAATCTGAAGGCTTAAAAACTATTTTTGAAACCGCTGGTTTTCAAATGCGTCAGCCTGGATGCTCGGCTTGTTTGGCAATGAATGATGATAAAATCCCCGAAGGTGAATATTGTGTTTCAACATCAAATAGAAATTTTGAAGGAAGACAAGGACAAGGTTCAAGAACCATTTTAGCAAGTCCGTTAATGGCCGCCGCCGCCGCCGTAGCAGGGAAAATTATCGATATTACAAAATCATTCAATTATTAA
- the leuD gene encoding 3-isopropylmalate dehydratase small subunit, which translates to MEKFIKLTDTAVPLTTENVDTDQIIPARFLKATDKKGFGDNVFRDWRFHKDGSVNEEFILNNKNYKGSILIAGDNFGCGSSREHAAWALFGYGFKVVVSSFFADIFKGNALNNGILPVQVSEEYLKKLLKKITENPTTSVIIDLENQEIKTAVGTRSFEINPYKKVCMINGYDDIDFLVSKKDKIEAFEASL; encoded by the coding sequence ATGGAAAAATTTATAAAATTAACCGATACCGCAGTTCCACTAACAACCGAAAATGTAGATACCGATCAAATTATTCCTGCTCGTTTTTTAAAAGCGACTGATAAAAAAGGTTTTGGCGATAATGTTTTTAGAGATTGGCGTTTTCATAAAGATGGAAGCGTAAACGAAGAATTTATCTTAAATAATAAAAATTATAAAGGAAGTATTTTAATTGCTGGTGATAATTTTGGCTGTGGTTCGAGTAGAGAACACGCGGCTTGGGCGTTGTTTGGCTACGGTTTTAAAGTAGTGGTTAGTAGCTTTTTTGCCGATATATTTAAAGGGAACGCTTTGAATAACGGAATTTTACCTGTGCAGGTATCCGAAGAGTATTTAAAAAAATTATTGAAAAAAATCACTGAAAATCCAACGACAAGTGTTATTATTGACTTAGAAAATCAAGAGATTAAAACAGCTGTTGGTACGCGTAGTTTTGAAATTAATCCATATAAAAAAGTATGTATGATTAATGGCTATGATGATATTGATTTTTTAGTAAGTAAAAAAGATAAAATAGAAGCTTTTGAGGCTTCATTATAA
- the leuB gene encoding 3-isopropylmalate dehydrogenase, with amino-acid sequence MKFNIAVIPGDGIGPEVTAQAQKVLKAVANVYDHTFMFKEALMGACAIDKTGNPLPEETIDLCKKSDAILFGAIGDPKYDNDPTATVRPEQGLLKLRKELGLFCNERPVKAYSQLIDNSPLKREIIQGTDITIYRELTGGIYFGTKELSDDKQTASDSCSYSVFEIERIAHLAFKAAQNRRKKLTLVDKANVLETSRLWRKTVTALAKQYPDVALDFIFVDNAAMQLILNPKQFDVLLTENLFGDILSDEASVIGGSIGLLASSSIGKENALFEPIHGSFPQAKGKDIANPLAAILSAAMLLKHLGLHEESFVVEAAVDKSLELGITTQDIASDKNFGTSKVGDFIADYIYNKEDSNINFKNIHMGQSTII; translated from the coding sequence ATGAAATTTAATATCGCTGTAATTCCAGGAGATGGTATTGGTCCAGAAGTAACTGCTCAGGCACAAAAAGTGTTAAAAGCTGTGGCAAATGTGTATGATCATACCTTTATGTTTAAAGAGGCTTTAATGGGTGCTTGCGCTATTGATAAAACGGGAAATCCGTTGCCAGAAGAAACGATTGATTTATGTAAAAAAAGTGATGCCATTTTATTTGGTGCTATTGGTGATCCTAAATATGATAACGATCCTACTGCAACGGTGCGCCCAGAGCAAGGTTTGTTAAAATTAAGAAAGGAATTAGGGCTTTTTTGTAACGAGCGTCCTGTAAAAGCATACAGTCAATTAATTGATAATTCTCCCTTAAAAAGAGAAATTATCCAAGGGACTGATATTACTATTTATAGAGAATTAACGGGCGGAATTTACTTCGGAACAAAAGAATTAAGTGACGATAAACAAACGGCTTCTGATAGCTGTTCTTATTCTGTATTCGAAATTGAACGCATTGCGCATTTGGCTTTTAAAGCAGCACAAAACAGACGTAAAAAATTAACGTTAGTCGATAAGGCAAACGTGCTGGAAACTTCAAGATTGTGGCGTAAAACAGTTACTGCTTTAGCAAAACAATATCCTGATGTAGCACTTGATTTTATTTTTGTTGATAATGCAGCGATGCAATTAATTTTAAACCCGAAGCAGTTCGATGTTCTTTTAACTGAAAATTTATTTGGCGATATTTTATCGGATGAAGCAAGTGTAATTGGTGGTTCTATCGGTTTATTGGCTTCTTCATCTATCGGAAAAGAAAATGCACTTTTTGAGCCAATTCACGGTTCATTTCCACAGGCAAAAGGAAAAGATATTGCTAATCCGTTAGCGGCTATTTTATCGGCAGCGATGTTGTTGAAACATTTAGGTTTACATGAAGAGTCGTTTGTTGTAGAAGCGGCTGTTGATAAATCGTTAGAGTTAGGAATAACGACTCAAGATATTGCTTCTGACAAGAATTTTGGAACAAGTAAGGTTGGTGATTTTATTGCTGATTATATTTATAATAAAGAGGATAGCAATATCAATTTTAAAAATATTCACATGGGGCAAAGTACTATTATATAA